A single genomic interval of Rubrivirga marina harbors:
- a CDS encoding acyltransferase family protein: MDAAPASRVANLDLLRAIAIALVVPVNLVGERVIDVGPTMNHVFESGWVGVDLFFVLSGWLIGGLYWRELGRHGDVEVGRFWARRWLRTIPPYLVALVAVYGLRAAFTDNPDPFDWRYLVFVQNYTGMPYWGVSWSLCVEEHFYLGLPVVLGIALRVRGGVPVALGAAALVSLVARVLTVPDGADPWGPQYTDTHMRLEGLALGVAAAWVYHCRPGLWPGLRRAGRLVVLPGLAFVATVPWLPLDVLNRYAYTGVALAFVALVVATADRRPLPLASSRAVRAVALTSYSVYMTHTVAADVYRRLAMDALPGVPPAVHVAGALVLIAAVGGAFYAAVERPALWVRRRLAPRRSDRPSPALAPVG, from the coding sequence ATGGACGCCGCCCCCGCCTCGCGCGTCGCCAACCTCGACCTGCTCCGTGCGATCGCGATCGCGCTCGTCGTGCCCGTCAACCTCGTTGGCGAGCGCGTCATCGACGTCGGACCCACGATGAACCACGTGTTCGAGTCGGGGTGGGTGGGCGTCGACCTTTTCTTCGTGCTCTCGGGGTGGCTCATCGGCGGGCTCTATTGGCGCGAGCTCGGCCGCCACGGCGACGTCGAGGTCGGCCGGTTCTGGGCGCGGCGGTGGCTCCGGACGATCCCGCCCTACCTCGTCGCGCTCGTCGCGGTGTACGGGCTCCGGGCCGCGTTCACGGACAACCCGGACCCGTTCGACTGGCGCTACCTCGTGTTCGTCCAGAACTACACGGGGATGCCGTACTGGGGCGTGAGCTGGTCGCTCTGCGTCGAGGAGCACTTCTACCTCGGGCTCCCGGTCGTGCTCGGGATCGCGCTCCGGGTCCGGGGCGGCGTCCCGGTCGCGCTCGGGGCCGCCGCGCTCGTCTCGCTCGTCGCCCGGGTCCTGACCGTCCCGGACGGGGCCGACCCGTGGGGGCCGCAGTACACGGACACCCACATGCGCCTGGAAGGGCTCGCGCTCGGCGTCGCGGCGGCTTGGGTCTACCACTGCCGTCCCGGCCTGTGGCCCGGCCTCCGCCGGGCGGGGCGGCTCGTCGTGCTCCCCGGCCTCGCGTTCGTGGCCACGGTCCCGTGGCTCCCGCTCGACGTCCTCAACCGGTACGCCTACACCGGCGTCGCGCTCGCCTTCGTCGCGCTCGTCGTAGCCACAGCCGACCGACGGCCGCTCCCGCTCGCGTCGAGCCGGGCCGTCCGGGCCGTCGCGCTCACGTCGTACAGCGTCTACATGACGCACACGGTGGCGGCCGACGTGTACCGGCGCCTTGCGATGGACGCGCTCCCGGGCGTCCCGCCAGCGGTCCACGTCGCCGGGGCGCTCGTCCTGATCGCTGCCGTGGGCGGCGCGTTCTACGCCGCCGTCGAGCGCCCGGCCCTGTGGGTCCGCCGCCGCCTGGCCCCCCGGAGGTCGGACCGGCCGTCGCCCGCCCTCGCCCCCGTGGGTTGA
- a CDS encoding strawberry notch-like NTP hydrolase domain-containing protein codes for MAVEAADADVPSGALTASVFDAYRPSVRVPGSQPHPTKLVESAAMAAATAPECDYRPTLPEPLVTGGHLSDAQLETIVRAGAAHAEHLPGAGDEVGPRQGYFVGDATGVGKGRQAAGVILDNVLQGRRRALWVSENRSLMRDAVRDWTALGGPADFVFDLGACKGPIPRAEGVCFASYDTLKGKPREKGGTVTGVDRLEQVVAWLTAGGDEAGFEGVIVYDESHNAASALDTQGSRGVRKASQRALAVVDLQDRLPNARVVYASATGATEVANLAYAARLGLWGRGTPFPTVEAFVEKVSAGGIAAMELVAKDLKSMGLYLARSVSYDGVDYRTLVHDLAPHQAATYDRCAEAWQVVLRNLESALEVTKADKCGRARATAYSQFWGAHQRFFLHLLVAMSAPSLIRDMEARLASGESCVVQLVSTMEAATERAYAKAVANGDDLRDLDVTPRDQLLQFVEASFPTTLYEEYLDDDGRVRSRPVRSAAGDFVRSPEAVAARDRLMLEVGAVSVPHGVLDQVVAHFGPDAVAEVTGRGRRFVTKTVDGVEQVVEERRTRRTCDAEADEFMAGKRRVLVFSQAGGTGRSYHADLAAENQQRRVLYCVEPGWSSARCVQGMGRVHRANQACPPELVLVTTNLKAQRRFLSTIARRLDQLGALTKGQRQTASQGLLSSEFNLETPLSKASLFNWFVDLYTGGGRAGAAGVTPALVEGQMGIRVLDAEGSLNVEAIPDVPKFLNRLLSLKTGSMDAVFDSWYSYLEEATEAAREAGTLDVGVETIRAERTRKTDERLVYTHPRSGATTQVVTLELTRRTEIVDWDEVWTRARKAQGAGSWAGFVVNRRSGQPYALFRAGSRTTETGRVVGRLRRVGVRSNRLMDETDIHRSGDEGGHQPVPTDEAKRLWAEGVRSAPEFYTEPVHLVTGTILPIWDRIAGHPRIYRAQTDGGERMIGRAVAAEHLSATLRALGAADRVETTSEALAQRLMAGAEADLANGWRLLRRRVAGEHRIELVGPDLAAMRELEADGVFAEVHNWRTRFFVPTGERAPGVLRAVTEHRPVVEVRSGPATDHLGDRGGETGYPARLAA; via the coding sequence GTGGCGGTCGAGGCCGCCGACGCGGACGTGCCCTCCGGCGCGCTCACGGCGAGCGTGTTCGACGCCTACCGCCCGAGCGTCCGTGTCCCGGGCAGCCAGCCCCATCCCACGAAGCTCGTGGAGTCGGCGGCGATGGCCGCGGCCACGGCGCCCGAGTGCGACTACCGCCCGACGCTGCCCGAGCCCCTCGTGACCGGGGGCCACCTCTCCGACGCCCAGCTCGAGACCATCGTCCGAGCGGGCGCCGCGCACGCGGAGCACCTCCCGGGCGCCGGTGACGAGGTCGGCCCACGTCAGGGCTACTTCGTCGGCGACGCGACCGGGGTGGGGAAGGGGAGGCAAGCGGCGGGGGTCATCCTCGACAACGTCCTCCAGGGCCGCCGCCGGGCGCTCTGGGTGTCCGAGAACCGGAGCCTCATGCGCGACGCCGTCCGCGACTGGACCGCCCTCGGCGGCCCGGCCGACTTCGTCTTCGACCTCGGCGCGTGCAAGGGGCCGATCCCCCGCGCCGAGGGCGTCTGCTTCGCGAGCTACGACACGCTCAAGGGCAAGCCGCGCGAGAAGGGGGGCACCGTGACGGGCGTCGACCGACTGGAGCAGGTCGTCGCCTGGCTCACGGCCGGTGGTGACGAGGCCGGGTTCGAGGGCGTCATCGTCTACGACGAGTCGCACAACGCCGCTTCCGCCCTGGACACTCAGGGGAGCCGCGGGGTCAGGAAGGCGTCCCAGCGCGCGCTGGCGGTGGTCGATTTGCAAGACCGTCTCCCCAACGCCCGCGTCGTCTACGCGAGCGCGACCGGGGCCACCGAGGTCGCCAACCTCGCCTACGCCGCCCGCCTCGGGCTCTGGGGCCGGGGCACCCCGTTCCCGACCGTCGAGGCGTTCGTCGAGAAAGTCAGCGCGGGTGGCATCGCGGCGATGGAGCTGGTGGCGAAGGACCTCAAGTCGATGGGGCTCTACCTCGCGCGGTCCGTCTCCTACGACGGCGTCGACTACCGGACGCTCGTCCACGACCTCGCGCCCCACCAGGCGGCGACCTACGACCGCTGCGCCGAGGCGTGGCAGGTCGTCCTCCGGAATTTGGAATCGGCCTTGGAGGTCACGAAGGCCGACAAGTGCGGGAGAGCCAGAGCTACGGCGTACAGCCAGTTCTGGGGCGCCCACCAGCGGTTCTTCCTCCACCTCTTGGTCGCCATGAGCGCGCCGAGCCTCATCCGCGACATGGAGGCGAGGCTGGCCTCGGGCGAGAGCTGCGTCGTCCAACTCGTGTCCACGATGGAGGCGGCGACCGAGCGGGCCTACGCGAAGGCCGTGGCGAATGGTGATGATCTACGGGACCTCGACGTGACCCCGCGCGACCAGCTCCTGCAGTTCGTCGAGGCCTCGTTCCCGACCACGCTCTACGAGGAGTACCTCGACGACGACGGGCGCGTCCGGAGCCGTCCGGTACGGAGTGCGGCCGGGGACTTCGTGCGGTCGCCTGAGGCCGTGGCCGCGAGAGACCGGCTCATGCTGGAGGTGGGCGCGGTGTCCGTCCCGCACGGCGTGCTCGACCAGGTCGTCGCCCACTTCGGCCCCGACGCCGTGGCCGAGGTGACCGGCCGGGGCCGCCGGTTCGTGACCAAGACCGTCGACGGGGTGGAGCAGGTCGTGGAGGAGCGCCGGACGCGGCGGACGTGCGACGCGGAGGCCGACGAGTTCATGGCGGGCAAGCGCCGCGTGCTCGTGTTCAGCCAGGCCGGGGGGACCGGCCGGAGCTACCACGCCGACCTCGCGGCCGAGAACCAGCAGCGCCGGGTGCTGTACTGCGTCGAGCCGGGCTGGAGCAGCGCCCGGTGCGTGCAGGGGATGGGCCGGGTCCACCGGGCGAACCAGGCGTGCCCGCCCGAGCTCGTCTTGGTCACGACCAACCTCAAGGCCCAGCGCCGCTTCCTCTCGACCATCGCCCGTCGGCTCGACCAGCTCGGCGCGCTCACGAAGGGCCAGCGGCAGACGGCGAGCCAGGGGCTCTTGTCGTCGGAGTTCAACCTCGAAACCCCGCTCTCGAAGGCCAGCCTGTTCAACTGGTTCGTCGACCTCTACACCGGGGGCGGCCGGGCCGGCGCGGCCGGGGTCACGCCGGCCCTCGTCGAGGGCCAGATGGGGATCCGGGTGCTCGACGCTGAGGGCTCGCTGAACGTCGAGGCGATCCCGGACGTCCCGAAGTTCCTCAACCGGCTCCTGTCCTTGAAGACGGGCTCGATGGACGCCGTCTTCGACTCGTGGTACTCCTACTTGGAGGAGGCGACGGAGGCCGCGCGCGAGGCGGGGACGCTCGACGTGGGCGTCGAGACGATCCGGGCCGAGCGCACGCGCAAGACCGACGAGCGGCTCGTCTACACGCACCCCCGCTCGGGGGCCACGACGCAGGTGGTCACGTTGGAGTTGACCCGGCGGACGGAGATCGTGGACTGGGACGAGGTCTGGACGCGAGCGAGGAAGGCGCAGGGGGCGGGCTCGTGGGCCGGGTTCGTCGTCAACCGCCGGAGCGGGCAGCCGTACGCGCTGTTCCGGGCCGGGAGCCGGACGACCGAGACCGGCCGCGTCGTCGGGCGGCTCCGCCGTGTCGGCGTCCGCTCGAACCGGCTCATGGACGAGACGGACATCCACCGCTCCGGTGACGAGGGAGGCCACCAGCCCGTCCCGACGGACGAGGCGAAGCGGCTCTGGGCCGAGGGCGTCCGCTCGGCACCCGAGTTCTACACCGAGCCGGTCCACCTCGTGACCGGGACGATCCTCCCGATCTGGGACCGGATCGCCGGGCACCCGAGGATCTACCGGGCTCAAACGGACGGCGGCGAGCGCATGATCGGCCGGGCGGTAGCCGCAGAGCACCTGAGCGCGACGCTCCGGGCGCTCGGCGCGGCGGACCGCGTCGAGACGACGTCCGAGGCGCTGGCCCAGCGGCTCATGGCGGGTGCCGAGGCCGACCTCGCCAACGGCTGGCGGCTCCTCCGACGCCGCGTCGCCGGTGAGCACCGGATCGAGCTCGTGGGGCCGGACCTCGCGGCCATGCGCGAGCTGGAGGCCGACGGGGTCTTCGCCGAGGTCCACAACTGGCGGACGCGGTTCTTCGTCCCGACGGGCGAGCGCGCACCGGGCGTCCTCCGGGCGGTGACCGAGCACCGGCCCGTGGTCGAGGTCCGGAGTGGTCCGGCAACGGACCACCTCGGGGACCGAGGAGGGGAGACGGGCTACCCCGCTCGTCTCGCCGCCTGA
- a CDS encoding JAB domain-containing protein yields the protein MTALNLHVLRDIEAKMPEGGDRVGGEPAVPQPSLTRRERYHARRLAVRGRLRRVETDAPWFARRTVLYGSVPEPSVPGSRGADPQSVVREPVAALRQPDVHGNTAHGAYRDALFSGVPLYTTRLVRERTFTFPTRDQVRSPADAAVVLAEYFSDRDREEFLVVFLDTANSLTGLHVASVGGLAASIVEPRQVFKAAVLANAAAVILAHNHPSGNPEPSREDVAVTRQLVEAGKVMGVPVHDHLIITDHGHTSLAERGLM from the coding sequence TTGACGGCCCTCAACCTCCACGTGCTCCGCGACATCGAGGCGAAGATGCCCGAGGGCGGAGACCGCGTCGGCGGCGAGCCCGCCGTGCCCCAGCCCTCGCTCACCCGTCGTGAGCGGTACCACGCGCGCCGTCTCGCCGTCCGCGGACGGCTCCGCCGTGTGGAGACCGACGCGCCGTGGTTCGCCCGGCGGACCGTGCTCTACGGCTCGGTCCCCGAGCCCTCCGTGCCAGGCTCGCGAGGGGCCGACCCCCAATCCGTCGTCCGAGAGCCCGTCGCTGCGCTCCGCCAGCCCGACGTGCACGGGAACACAGCTCACGGTGCCTACCGCGACGCCCTGTTCTCCGGCGTCCCGCTCTACACGACCCGGCTCGTCCGCGAGCGGACGTTCACGTTCCCGACGAGGGACCAAGTTCGCTCGCCGGCCGACGCGGCCGTCGTGCTCGCCGAGTACTTCTCCGACCGAGACAGGGAGGAGTTTTTAGTCGTTTTTCTCGATACTGCAAACTCCCTTACGGGTTTACATGTGGCTAGCGTAGGCGGGCTCGCGGCGTCGATCGTCGAGCCGAGGCAGGTGTTCAAGGCGGCCGTCCTCGCCAACGCGGCGGCCGTGATTTTGGCCCACAACCACCCCTCCGGCAACCCGGAGCCGAGCCGGGAGGACGTGGCCGTGACGCGCCAGCTCGTCGAGGCGGGGAAGGTCATGGGCGTCCCGGTCCACGACCACCTCATCATCACCGACCACGGGCATACGAGCCTGGCGGAGAGGGGACTGATGTAG
- a CDS encoding DUF6166 domain-containing protein yields the protein MHLAAINSSDASQSVSPSAASAQTLTDQAARWADLVHATQRADGSPALPPAYVTRKALTAVAFSLRHGLRDLAVPTKLVGVKANQHAVEALALYDQLPVRRRPRLAVTVGADGTLAVSAVRSDGSLQPVGRLQPKHVAWATPLLGAGPRTGLAVHLHAVTGLDRRARGLPVTLGVNVRLSGLDGASGPPSRPALRAVAETTVPYRSSGGGRSGSAPPVLAVRLWRDGDGTARMTCPHAVRHSPSGPEWGYGGSGPADCARSVLLALADAATADAHYQAFKADVISRVPDDGAVISRAAVAAWLAGQTDAAARPSVGRAA from the coding sequence ATGCACCTCGCTGCCATCAACTCATCCGACGCGTCCCAGTCCGTCTCCCCGAGCGCCGCGTCCGCCCAGACCCTCACGGACCAGGCCGCCCGCTGGGCCGACCTCGTCCACGCCACCCAGAGGGCCGACGGGAGCCCCGCGCTCCCCCCCGCCTACGTCACGCGGAAGGCGCTCACGGCCGTCGCGTTCTCGCTCCGCCACGGGCTCCGCGACTTGGCCGTTCCGACCAAGCTCGTCGGCGTGAAGGCGAACCAGCACGCCGTCGAGGCCCTCGCGCTCTACGACCAACTCCCCGTCCGCCGTCGGCCCCGGTTGGCCGTCACCGTCGGGGCCGACGGGACCCTCGCCGTCTCCGCCGTGCGGTCTGACGGCTCGCTCCAGCCCGTGGGCCGCCTCCAGCCCAAACACGTCGCGTGGGCGACCCCGCTCCTCGGCGCTGGACCCCGTACGGGCCTCGCCGTCCACCTCCACGCGGTCACGGGCCTCGACCGGCGGGCGCGTGGGCTCCCCGTCACGCTCGGCGTCAACGTCCGCCTGTCCGGCCTCGACGGGGCGTCGGGACCCCCTTCCCGACCGGCGCTCCGAGCGGTCGCCGAGACGACCGTTCCCTACCGTTCCAGCGGTGGGGGGCGGTCCGGTTCGGCCCCGCCGGTCCTGGCCGTCCGCCTCTGGCGCGACGGCGACGGCACGGCCCGGATGACGTGCCCTCACGCTGTCCGTCACTCGCCGTCGGGTCCCGAATGGGGGTACGGCGGGAGCGGACCGGCCGACTGCGCCCGGTCCGTCCTCCTCGCCCTGGCTGACGCGGCGACGGCCGACGCCCATTACCAAGCGTTCAAGGCGGACGTCATCTCGCGCGTCCCCGACGACGGCGCCGTGATCTCGCGGGCGGCCGTCGCCGCGTGGCTCGCGGGCCAGACCGACGCGGCGGCCCGGCCGTCGGTGGGCCGCGCCGCGTAG
- a CDS encoding DUF433 domain-containing protein: MSLTLTPNETAFAVGRDVDAVQRAVDSGVVEKRTRTIRGRTRRVFGRSELRFFQVITGVEEDLTPKGRRKLYEAILHPRGKRVTVGPFEIDIADVDRQIDERLAELKRIKEVVESGSAGEPVLRGTAVPVHVVAALAEADGVEGATRAYPSLSRADVEAAVAYAEVYPKKGRPYPKKSLKRMLRELALPDEVFGEPEEEKGPRVVRL, translated from the coding sequence ATGAGCCTCACCCTGACCCCGAACGAGACCGCCTTCGCTGTGGGCCGCGACGTCGACGCCGTCCAGCGCGCCGTCGACAGCGGCGTAGTGGAGAAGCGGACCCGGACGATCCGGGGCCGGACACGGCGCGTGTTCGGGCGCTCCGAGCTCCGGTTCTTCCAAGTGATCACGGGCGTCGAAGAGGACCTGACCCCAAAGGGCCGGAGGAAGCTCTACGAGGCCATCCTTCACCCCCGCGGGAAACGGGTGACCGTCGGCCCGTTCGAGATCGACATCGCAGACGTCGACCGCCAGATCGACGAGCGGTTGGCGGAGCTGAAGCGGATCAAGGAGGTCGTCGAGTCCGGGTCGGCTGGCGAGCCCGTCCTGCGAGGGACGGCGGTCCCGGTCCACGTCGTGGCCGCGCTCGCCGAAGCAGACGGGGTCGAGGGGGCCACGCGGGCGTACCCGTCGCTCTCGCGGGCGGACGTCGAGGCCGCCGTCGCCTACGCCGAGGTGTACCCGAAGAAAGGCCGCCCGTACCCCAAGAAGAGCCTGAAGCGGATGCTCCGCGAGCTGGCGCTCCCGGACGAGGTGTTCGGCGAGCCGGAAGAGGAGAAGGGACCGCGCGTGGTTCGTCTGTAA
- a CDS encoding AAA family ATPase: MQPVNPFEYGGVVGPDAFCNRHQEQADLTRAAENGDRLFVYAERRMGKTSLVKRVLAALDSDRYVPVYVDLWPTDGADAFVEATAKALATAAATRADKLLEASKSLFSRLNPTLSLDQGGNPSLQFGGPTAEKVRSLDEVLAAPPRVAEKRGRQLVLVFDEFQQILFYQDDHVERALHSAVQQYDGVATFFLGSRKHLIERMFSDSRRPLYRSAGHYPLGPIATEHWVPFVAERFDAADKPIAPRHVEALCALTEGHPFYTQHLAHALWERTPHGEPVADGGLEGALDVLLRREGYAFTTRWETLTRNQQRFVRGLALDGPDVQPFSSEFVQAHGLRTPSNAQRAAESLLKLDVIDREDGAFVVTDRFFKLWVRRLAVRS, from the coding sequence ATGCAACCTGTCAACCCCTTCGAGTACGGCGGCGTCGTCGGCCCCGACGCCTTCTGCAACCGCCACCAGGAGCAGGCCGACCTCACGCGGGCCGCCGAGAACGGCGACCGCCTCTTCGTCTACGCCGAGCGGCGCATGGGCAAGACGTCGCTCGTCAAGCGGGTCCTCGCCGCCCTCGACTCCGACCGCTACGTCCCGGTCTACGTCGACCTCTGGCCCACCGACGGCGCCGACGCCTTCGTCGAGGCGACCGCGAAGGCCCTCGCGACCGCCGCCGCCACACGGGCCGACAAGCTCCTCGAGGCGAGCAAGTCGCTGTTCAGCCGCCTCAACCCGACCCTCTCGCTCGACCAGGGCGGCAACCCCTCGCTCCAGTTCGGCGGCCCGACCGCCGAGAAGGTCCGCTCCCTCGACGAGGTCCTCGCCGCGCCCCCCCGTGTCGCCGAGAAGCGGGGCCGCCAGCTCGTCCTGGTCTTCGACGAGTTCCAGCAGATCCTGTTCTACCAGGACGACCACGTCGAGCGCGCCCTCCACTCGGCCGTCCAGCAGTACGACGGCGTCGCCACGTTCTTCCTCGGGAGCCGGAAGCACCTCATCGAGCGGATGTTCTCGGACAGCCGCCGCCCGCTCTACCGCTCGGCCGGGCACTACCCGCTCGGCCCCATCGCCACCGAGCACTGGGTCCCGTTCGTCGCCGAGCGGTTCGACGCGGCCGACAAGCCCATCGCGCCGCGCCACGTCGAGGCGCTCTGCGCCCTCACCGAGGGCCACCCGTTCTACACCCAGCACCTCGCCCACGCCCTCTGGGAGCGGACGCCCCACGGCGAGCCCGTCGCGGACGGCGGCCTCGAGGGCGCGCTCGACGTGCTGCTGCGCCGCGAGGGCTACGCCTTCACCACGCGGTGGGAGACGCTCACCCGGAACCAGCAGCGCTTCGTGCGCGGGCTCGCGCTCGACGGGCCGGACGTCCAGCCCTTCTCGTCCGAGTTCGTCCAAGCCCACGGGCTCCGGACGCCCTCGAACGCCCAGCGCGCCGCCGAGAGCCTCCTGAAGCTCGACGTGATCGACCGCGAGGACGGCGCCTTCGTCGTCACCGACCGGTTCTTCAAGCTCTGGGTCCGCCGGCTCGCCGTCCGTTCCTGA
- a CDS encoding TerB family tellurite resistance protein — translation MAPLLFDLAVLYRALAFGVDGDLDVREADAVRAALESWVPDQDPAGVDHAIREAALVDVGVVGLGAVLERIGRRLDGPARARVLADLHRVAAADGRVTQGEDHLIDFVRRALGHDA, via the coding sequence ATGGCCCCGCTCCTCTTCGACCTCGCCGTGCTCTACCGGGCGCTCGCGTTCGGGGTGGACGGCGACCTCGACGTGCGGGAGGCCGACGCCGTGCGGGCGGCCCTCGAGTCGTGGGTCCCGGACCAAGACCCGGCCGGGGTCGATCACGCCATCCGCGAGGCGGCCCTCGTCGACGTCGGGGTGGTGGGGCTCGGGGCCGTCCTCGAACGGATCGGACGTCGGCTCGACGGACCAGCCCGCGCTCGGGTCCTCGCCGACCTCCACCGTGTGGCCGCGGCCGACGGCCGTGTGACGCAGGGGGAGGACCACCTGATCGACTTCGTCAGGCGAGCGCTGGGGCACGACGCCTGA